One window of Hymenobacter sp. BRD128 genomic DNA carries:
- a CDS encoding DapH/DapD/GlmU-related protein, with protein sequence MAEPAADFYAHPTAVLDAGCRVGAGSRIWHFCHLAAGAVLGESCSLGQNVFVADGVTLGRNVKVQNNVSLYAGVVCEDDVFLGPSVVFTNVKNPRAAVPRRGLATTSLRTWSRASASGPMRPWCAACGSGATRLWAPAASSRATFRPMRSSTARPPGSTAG encoded by the coding sequence GTGGCCGAACCCGCTGCCGATTTCTACGCTCACCCCACCGCCGTGCTCGACGCGGGCTGCCGCGTGGGGGCGGGCAGTCGCATCTGGCACTTTTGCCACCTGGCGGCGGGGGCGGTGCTGGGCGAAAGCTGCTCGCTGGGCCAAAACGTGTTTGTGGCCGATGGGGTGACGCTGGGCCGCAACGTGAAGGTGCAAAACAACGTGAGCCTCTACGCAGGCGTGGTGTGCGAAGACGACGTTTTTCTGGGCCCCTCGGTGGTATTTACCAACGTGAAAAACCCGCGCGCCGCCGTGCCGCGCCGGGGGCTGGCCACTACCAGCCTACGTACTTGGAGCAGGGCGTCAGCATCGGGGCCAATGCGACCGTGGTGTGCGGCGTGCGGCTCGGGCGCTACGCGTTTGTGGGCGCCGGCAGCGTCGTCACGCGCAACGTTCCGGCCCATGCGCTCGTCTACGGCACGCCCGCCCGGCAGCACGGCTGGCTGA
- a CDS encoding nucleotide sugar dehydrogenase, with the protein MYDELLRKEAKLAVIGLGYVGLPIALEFAKQLSVIGFDINAGRVEMMRNHQDPSGELDSSAFAGTDITFTDSLDVLREAKFFIVAVPTPIDEHAQPDLKPLLGASGSVGKVLKKGDYVVFESTVYPGCTEEDCIPVMEKFSGLSFAKGDFKVGYSPERINPGDKEHTLTSIVKVVAGCDDESLDTIAKVYELVVKAGVHRASSIQVAEAAKIIENTQRDVNIALMNELSMIFDRMNINTYEVLEAAGTKWNFLKFSPGLVGGHCIGVDPYYLTYKAKELGYDAKVILSGRTTNDNMGAYIARKTVQMMIKRGKDVAKSRVLVMGATFKENVEDIRNSKVADVIQELKNFSVNVDIVDPHANSDELHHEYGFRLTAPDKIRKDYDAVIVAVSHKPYLEKDEAYFRSITADNAVLVDIKGLYRTKPMEELHYWSL; encoded by the coding sequence GTGTACGACGAACTCCTCCGCAAAGAAGCCAAGCTGGCCGTGATTGGCCTCGGCTACGTGGGCCTGCCCATCGCCCTCGAATTTGCCAAGCAACTCTCGGTTATCGGCTTCGACATCAACGCGGGCCGCGTGGAGATGATGCGCAACCACCAGGACCCTAGCGGCGAGCTCGACAGCTCGGCCTTTGCGGGTACCGACATCACGTTTACCGACTCGCTCGACGTGCTGCGCGAGGCCAAGTTCTTTATCGTGGCCGTGCCTACGCCCATCGACGAGCACGCCCAGCCCGACCTCAAGCCGCTGCTCGGCGCCTCGGGCTCGGTGGGCAAGGTGCTGAAGAAGGGTGATTACGTGGTGTTTGAAAGCACCGTGTACCCCGGCTGCACCGAGGAGGACTGCATTCCGGTGATGGAGAAATTCTCGGGCCTGAGCTTCGCCAAGGGCGATTTTAAGGTCGGCTATTCGCCCGAGCGCATCAACCCCGGCGACAAGGAGCACACCCTCACGAGCATTGTAAAGGTGGTGGCTGGCTGCGACGACGAGAGCCTCGACACCATCGCCAAAGTCTACGAACTGGTGGTGAAGGCCGGTGTGCACCGCGCCAGCAGCATTCAGGTGGCCGAGGCCGCCAAGATTATCGAAAACACCCAGCGCGACGTCAACATCGCCCTGATGAACGAGCTGTCGATGATTTTCGACCGCATGAACATCAACACCTACGAGGTGCTCGAAGCCGCCGGCACCAAGTGGAACTTCCTCAAGTTCAGCCCCGGCTTGGTGGGCGGCCACTGCATCGGCGTGGACCCCTACTACCTGACTTACAAGGCCAAAGAGCTGGGCTACGATGCCAAGGTTATTTTGAGCGGCCGCACCACCAACGACAACATGGGGGCCTACATCGCCCGCAAAACGGTGCAGATGATGATTAAGCGCGGCAAGGATGTGGCCAAGAGCCGCGTGCTGGTGATGGGCGCAACCTTTAAGGAAAACGTGGAGGACATCCGCAACTCGAAGGTGGCCGATGTGATTCAGGAGCTGAAAAACTTCTCGGTGAATGTGGACATCGTGGACCCGCACGCCAACTCCGATGAATTGCACCACGAGTACGGCTTCCGCCTTACCGCACCCGATAAAATCCGCAAGGACTACGATGCCGTGATTGTGGCCGTGAGCCACAAGCCCTACCTGGAAAAGGACGAGGCGTACTTCCGGTCCATCACGGCCGACAATGCCGTGCTGGTTGACATCAAGGGCTTGTATCGCACCAAGCCGATGGAAGAACTCCACTACTGGAGCCTGTAA
- a CDS encoding DUF2079 domain-containing protein, which translates to MPATALPALRVRPQLALLLLFTLIYSLVSLVNQVNFRTGALDMGYEAQAVTDFAHLRAPRVTLLPDAPPTAFLANHFSLTPALAVPLYYLVGPVWALLLLQIGALLVGLEGARRYARSVGASEALANWALAFLGSQWALFSALGFDFHDNVLVAMVLPWLARWVAQGRWGRAGLAAAFSVLSKENLALWLAFVLLGLAWQHWPRRAVVWRAAVGVVLALGYFVAVTRYLMPALDTTHRPYTQLARYGQFGSSLPGIAGHLLTHPGVLWNVLFTNTLPDTAYDYIKLELWVGLLLSGGWALPRRPWYALMLVPIIGQKVLANDAGFWGINYQYSVEIAPVLTLAVADALASRRPASAHRWLWALAGVVLFTVVTLYTRRSTWYDRSTTNFLIGSHYRPAYADRAALRAALARVPAGVPLSASSTLVPHLTDRRNLFLFPVLRTARLVALLREPDERGAWPLSPAEGKRAAAQLCADPSYRVLYEDARVVLLARQFAPPDSAASWRP; encoded by the coding sequence ATGCCTGCTACTGCTCTCCCTGCCCTGCGCGTCCGACCGCAACTCGCGTTGCTGCTGCTTTTTACCTTGATTTACAGCCTGGTATCGCTGGTGAATCAGGTGAATTTTCGCACGGGTGCGCTCGATATGGGCTACGAGGCGCAGGCCGTCACCGACTTTGCGCACCTGCGGGCGCCCCGCGTTACGCTGCTACCCGATGCGCCGCCCACCGCCTTCCTGGCCAATCACTTCAGCCTGACGCCGGCCCTGGCGGTGCCGCTCTACTACTTGGTGGGCCCGGTGTGGGCCCTGCTGCTGCTGCAAATCGGGGCGCTGCTGGTGGGGCTGGAAGGTGCCCGGCGCTATGCCCGCTCGGTGGGGGCTAGCGAGGCGCTGGCCAACTGGGCGCTGGCTTTTCTGGGCAGCCAATGGGCGCTTTTCTCGGCGCTAGGGTTCGATTTTCACGATAATGTGCTGGTCGCGATGGTCCTGCCCTGGCTGGCCCGCTGGGTGGCCCAGGGGCGCTGGGGCCGGGCGGGGCTAGCGGCGGCTTTCAGCGTACTCAGCAAAGAAAACCTGGCGCTGTGGCTAGCCTTTGTGCTGCTGGGGCTGGCCTGGCAGCACTGGCCGCGCCGGGCGGTGGTGTGGCGGGCCGCTGTAGGCGTGGTACTGGCGCTGGGCTACTTCGTAGCGGTGACGCGCTACCTCATGCCGGCCCTCGATACTACTCACCGGCCCTATACCCAGCTCGCCCGCTACGGCCAGTTCGGCTCCTCGCTGCCGGGCATTGCCGGGCACCTGCTCACGCACCCCGGCGTGCTCTGGAACGTGCTCTTCACCAACACGCTGCCCGATACGGCCTACGACTACATCAAGCTGGAGCTGTGGGTGGGCCTGCTGCTTTCGGGCGGCTGGGCGCTGCCGCGCCGCCCCTGGTATGCGCTCATGCTGGTGCCCATCATTGGCCAGAAAGTATTGGCCAATGATGCCGGCTTTTGGGGAATTAACTATCAGTACTCCGTCGAGATAGCGCCGGTGCTGACCCTGGCCGTGGCCGATGCCCTGGCTAGCCGCCGCCCGGCCAGCGCTCACCGCTGGCTCTGGGCGCTGGCCGGCGTGGTGCTCTTTACGGTGGTCACGCTCTATACCAGGCGCAGCACCTGGTACGACCGCAGCACCACCAACTTTCTCATTGGCAGCCATTACCGCCCGGCTTATGCCGACCGTGCGGCGCTGCGGGCGGCGCTGGCCAGGGTGCCGGCCGGAGTGCCGCTCAGCGCTTCCTCGACCCTGGTGCCGCATCTCACCGACCGGCGCAACTTGTTTCTGTTTCCGGTGCTGCGCACGGCCCGGCTCGTGGCCCTGCTGCGCGAGCCTGACGAGCGCGGTGCCTGGCCGCTCTCGCCGGCCGAGGGCAAGCGTGCCGCCGCGCAGCTCTGCGCCGACCCCAGCTACCGCGTGCTCTATGAAGATGCCCGGGTAGTACTACTGGCCCGGCAGTTTGCCCCGCCCGACTCGGCGGCCTCGTGGCGGCCCTAG
- the galE gene encoding UDP-glucose 4-epimerase GalE yields MSKILVTGGAGYIGSHTVVELAQAGYEPIIIDNFSNSQESALAGIQAILGREVPCHRIDCGDAEALRQVFKAEGNIAGVIHFAAFKAVGESVQKPLAYFHNNVGSLITLLQVMQEKKVENLVFSSSCTVYGVPDHLPVTEATPTKPASSPYGRTKQMCEDIVHDAAGAPDNKVHTILLRYFNPIGAHASAKIGELPLGVPNNLVPFITQTAAGLREKLTIFGNDYDTPDGTNVRDYIHVVDLAKAHIVAVQRLLDRKASDAVETFNVGTGHGNTVLEVVKTFEQASGQKLNYVIGPRRPGDVPAIYADATKSAEVLDFKTTTSLFDSLASAWKWQETLGK; encoded by the coding sequence ATGAGCAAAATTCTGGTTACCGGCGGGGCCGGCTACATCGGCTCGCACACCGTAGTCGAGCTGGCGCAGGCGGGCTACGAGCCGATTATCATCGATAATTTCAGCAACTCGCAGGAGTCGGCGCTGGCGGGCATCCAGGCCATTCTGGGCCGTGAGGTGCCGTGCCACCGCATCGACTGCGGCGATGCCGAGGCGCTGCGCCAGGTATTTAAGGCCGAGGGCAACATTGCCGGCGTCATTCACTTCGCGGCTTTCAAGGCGGTGGGCGAGTCGGTGCAGAAGCCGCTAGCCTACTTCCACAACAACGTGGGCTCGCTCATCACGCTCTTGCAGGTGATGCAGGAAAAGAAGGTTGAGAATCTGGTATTTTCGTCGTCGTGCACCGTCTACGGCGTGCCCGACCACCTGCCTGTGACCGAGGCCACGCCCACCAAGCCCGCTAGCTCGCCCTACGGCCGCACCAAGCAGATGTGCGAAGACATCGTGCACGACGCGGCCGGCGCGCCCGACAACAAGGTGCACACCATTTTGCTGCGCTACTTCAACCCCATCGGGGCGCACGCGTCGGCCAAGATTGGCGAGCTGCCGCTAGGGGTGCCCAACAACCTGGTGCCCTTCATCACGCAAACGGCGGCCGGTTTGCGCGAGAAGCTGACTATTTTCGGCAACGACTATGACACGCCCGACGGCACCAACGTGCGCGACTACATCCACGTGGTAGACTTGGCTAAGGCCCATATCGTGGCCGTGCAGCGCCTGCTCGACCGCAAGGCCAGCGACGCGGTCGAAACCTTCAACGTGGGTACCGGCCACGGCAATACGGTGCTCGAAGTCGTGAAGACCTTCGAGCAGGCTAGCGGCCAGAAACTTAACTACGTAATCGGCCCGCGCCGCCCCGGCGACGTGCCCGCCATCTACGCCGACGCTACAAAATCGGCCGAGGTGCTGGACTTTAAG